The genomic interval GTTTACATTTTAAGTAAGTTTATCTATTATTAATATGTATAGCCCTATAAAACACTAGGAGGAACAACAATTGACTAAAATAGCTGTAATCTCAGATATCCATGGTAACCAAACTGCTTTTGAGGCAGTCATTGACGACATTAAATCAGAAAATGTTTCAGAAACGTGGTTTTTAGGTGACTTATTTTTACCTGGACCTGCAGGAAATGATTTGATCCCCTTGTTAGAAGAAATTAACACTACAGTATTGCTACGTGGAAATTGGGACGATGTTTTATTGAAAATAGTTGACCATCCTGATCAGTACAACAGTGATGATCCTTCTGATGTTTATATGGGGTTACTGTCAAAGTATCTATCTGAAAAACTAAACGATCAATATATTTCAATCATTCGAGGTGCCCCTATCCAGACAAATAAAACTATCCATCATTTAAATTTCACACTATCACATAATGAAAAAGCTAATAACGGCGGCCCAAAACTTGTCCCTACCTCACCGACTGATAATTTCGAACCTTTATTCGAAAACGAGAGTGTGGATGTTGCGATTTATGCACACACGCACCATCAATTGTTCAGATATACACAAAACGATCAACTAATCCTTAATCCCGGGTCTATTGGCGAACCCTTTTTTAAACATGCGAGTCTGAATAAAGATCGTCGTGCGCAATATACTATTTTAGATATTGATGACACAGGAATTAAAGACATTCACTTCAAAAAAGTTGCGTATGATATCAAAGCCGAAATTTTAAAGTCTGAGCAAGAAGCATTACCTTACATTGATTTGTATGATCGCCTTCTGAATCAAGGAATAAGCCCTACTCAAGACAAAGAATTGTTGCAATCTGTAAATGAGGCGAATGAGTTCAAGGAAATGTTTCAAGATATTCTTAACGCACTGAAATAAAAGGATGTCTTTCTTAAGAATATGTACGTTTTGAGAACCATCAATACATGGAAGTCGTGGCAGATTATTATGCACATCACTTAATCTATCAATAATCTCGCTATCTTTAATGTTTTAAATTAATTAAACATAAAATAAAACCTCGTTAATTGATCATATCGACCAACTGACGAGGTTTTATGTGCATCTCCTAGGAGATGCTTTTATTTAACTAAAATTACTTTGACTTAGCCTTAGCTTCATCAGCCTTCTTAGTTGCAGCAGCTTGAGTGTATGTGCTCAAAACGTTCTTCAAGTCCTTGTCCTTGATGTTAACTTCTGCCTTACCCAATTCTTCACCAACAATCGCATCAACAGTGTTCTTGTCTGCTTGGGCTGCCTTGATCTTACCATCCTTCATTTGGTCCTTAACGTCTTCAAATGACTTCTTGTCGTCACGTGAGTTCATCTTGATAACCGCATATCCAGTAGCTGTCTTAACAGGCTTCTTTGTGTATTCGTCCTTCTTCAAAGCAAAGGCTGCTTCGTTAAAGTCCTTTTCTTGTGTCGTTGTGTATGAGTTAAAGGCTTCCATCTTTCCACCTTCAGCTGCTTCTGCACTCTTTGATTCCTTCTTAGCGATTTCAGCGAAGTTACCCTTGTCATCAAGCTTCTTGATGATCTTTTCGGCATCTTCCTTCTTTTCTACGTTGATTACAGAAACGTTTACGTTAGGCGTAAAGTTGTCATAATCAGCCTTCAAAGTCTTATCTGAAACGTCAGTGTTAGCCGCTACAGCAGCTTCCTTCAACATTTGTAGCTTAACGGCTGACTTGAACATGTCAGCTGTCATTCCAGCTGATTGTAGTTGTTGTTCAAACATGTCTCCCATGTTCTTACGTTCTTCATCGTACTTCTTGTTAACGTCCTTATCAGAAACATCCTTACCGTAAGCCTTTTCCAACACTTCAATAACGATCATATCTGACAATGCCTTTTGGCCAGTAGGTGTGTTCTTGATATTGTCGTAGAACGCAGCTTCACTTACTTGTCCATCCTTAGTTGTCGCGATACTAGTTTGACCAGCAGATCCCCATACAGCAAGTCCTACTCCCGCACCCAATACGACGACTACCGCAATAAATTTCTTCCACATAGCTAATTCAGCCTCTTTTCTCTTACTTAGTTATTGTTACAGTGTATCATATTTTAACTCTGTACACCTAAATGTCACGCATCAAAAACTTCATAACGTGCCCCTAGGCCAAAGCGCCCATTATCTAATGCATGTTGCAATTGGAAATGGACTTTCATTTCTTCGTCTTCATAGGTCAACTTACCACCCGCGTGTTGCCAGTCGACTGCTGGTAACTTGGCTAACAATGCCAAGTCTTCTGCAGTCATTTGATCAAGCATTGCACGAACTGATAGACGCATAAAGCCAACACCAGTTACCTTTTCTAAGAAAGCAACATGCGTAAATGGCATTGGTAGAATACCATCCTTAGTTAACGCTGTGCAGTCATTAAAGTCAGTAACTTCACCTTGGTACAGTCCTGGAGCAATTAAATCTACATCCGGAATTGGCATTTCTGAAACCAGATGTTGGTCAGCTGGATCCATCACAATATGTGCATTGGTTTGGCGACTAACACCGATTGGGTACAATTGCTTCCCATCGTAGAAGTAATTCAACAAGTGCTTTTCGGCCTCAACCGGCAAAGTTGTCGTCAAATACTTATTGCGCGGGATAACTTGCACATTCAAGCCAGCTTCTTGCAAACTTTGAATCAACTTCATGCGATTACCAGGTACAAAGACACGCGTAGGCTTTTCAATGTCGACCACATTCATAATGTCAGAGATTTCCAAAGGTTCAAAATAACGTTTGTCGCTTAATTCCGGCATAAACATTAAGTCATGCGGGTTGTTATTCATCAAAATTGTTTTGATACCTTGACGCTTAATTTCATCCGCTACGGATGCCATCACGTATGATGAAGCCCCGCCATCCCCAAGGCGGAAGGCTCCAGTTCCGATAATTAATGCACTGTCATCCCCCAACTGTTCACTCTCGTTTTCAAATTCGAATGTTGAGTAATATTGCGTCACTGCTTCTTCAAATTCTCCAGCTGATGGCTCAAATGCTTTATAAGTTGGTAGAATTTCGTTTTCTAAACGGAAACGACGCACATCTTCATAGTCAGCATCCCACAAACGGGCAACTAACCCATCAGATAGCCCGTAGTATTTCGCCGTACGTAACATTTCTGTATCCCATGGTTGTTGTGGAATAGTTTGTTCTAACTTCATGATATTTTCTAGTTTATAGAAGTAGAATGCATCAATCTTTGTTAGCTCAACCAATTCATCAACGGTATAACCACGACGAATCGCTTCTAGTAATAGAAGAACACGGTTATCACGGGGATGTAGCAATTGTTCAATAATTTGGTTATCAGTCAGCGCATTCATCAACGTTGGTGAAAAACTCAAGTTATTGAAGTGTGCCGCACGAATCGCCTTTTCTAAGGCTTCTTCTACACTACGTCCCACCCCGATGGTTGTTCCAACAGACTTTTGAATTGTATCCAAACGATTTGCTGTTAGCACATTGGCATTTTCCAATTCACGGAAAGCGAACGCTGGGAAACGAACCGCAACGTGATCCATGGTTGGCTCTAACAAGGCAGTATGTTCTGCATAAACGTCAGAAATTCGAATCTTGTCTAGACGTTCACCCATCATTACACCAGTCATAACTGGAATTAGTGGGTACCCCGTCGCAGCGGTAATAATCGATGTCTTGCGTGCAAAGAAAGGAATCACACGTGTAATCACGTATTCATCTTCTTCCGGTTGAATCGCAAAACGAACTTCTAGAATTCCTTCAACGTCAAACCCACGTGCAACCTTAAAGGCAGCCTCACGTAATGTTTGGAATGCTGGATCAGACAATGTTTGAACCGGCGTAATTGCAATTGAATCTCCTGAATGAATCCCAAATGGGTCAAGATCTTCCATGCCACCAATTAACAAGGTTGTGTCACGTTCATCACGCATCACCAACAAGTCAATTTCACGGTAACCGTAAATACTTTTATCAATACTTACTTGATGCGTTAGTGATTGCTCCAAACAAACCGCAGCTACTTGATCTAGCTCTGCCGCATCTTCGGCTTGCAGACGTGTGCTAACTCCACGTGATGCCACAGGGCGGACAACAACGGGAAAGTCTAGTTCTCGCGCAACGTCAAATACTTCTGACTGCGTACTCGCAATGCGCGTTTGGATGTATGGCAAACCTAACTTCGCCAAACGTTCTTGCAAGTATTTAGAATTTTGGGCTGCTTCCATTACGGCCAAAGAAGGTCCTAAGATACGTGGGCTTTGTTCCCCTAACACTTCAACTAAGTCAGTCGCTAGGTTAATTGCCGTCATCCCCCCAACGGTTGGCGCAATGGCAGTGATTGCTTCTTCAATAATGATCTTAACTAATTTTTCAGTTGTTAATTCAGACACAATGAACTTAATGCCTGGATGTGTTGCCGCAAAACTATACGGATTATCATCCACATACAGCACGCTGCATTCACGACGTAATAGTTCATCAATCATTTCATAGCTGGCCATGTCACTTTCAGTGGCACGTCCAAATCCATCCGCGGAACTACCAATTAGTAGAATACGTTCGCTCATATACGGTAACCTCCTCGTCGGTCAGTAACCACTTCCATGAAGTCATCAAACGGTTGGACCGCTTCCGCAGGTCCTGGCGCTGTGTCTGGAAAGAATTGCACACTAAAGGCCGGATAGTCACGGTGCCGCAATCCTTGAATTGACCCATCAGTCAAATCAACGTGGGTTACGATCATGTTCTTACCTCTCAAGCTAGCCGGATCCACTTGGTACCCTTCTGCTTGCGTTGCATACATAATTTGGTTCGAAATTTGTTCTCGAATTGGGTGGTTCATCCCATGATGTTCGCTTGCCATACGTGACAAAGAAACCCCATTCGCTAACGCAAACAATTCATGTCCCAAGCCAATTCCAAACAATGGTACCTTTTCTTGGAATTCACGAATCAACGCCAAGATGCTTTCGGGTACAACGTGTGGATCACCAGGTCCAGATGAGAACACGATCCCGTCAGGATCCAAGTTAGATACATCATCACTCGTTGCGTTATATGGTAAGACCGTAACGTTCGCATCGTAATCGTTTAATAGACGCAAAATACCACTCTTCAAACCAAAATCAATCACAATAACATTAGTCTTACGACCTGGATTAACATACGCACGCGGCGTCGATGTTTGTTGGATTTGTTGACTCGTTAACACCATCGCGCGTAATTGATCAAATGCATGTTCATCGGCATTATCTACAATTGATGCTTTTTGTGCGCCACTTTCTCGTAGATGACGAGTTAGAGCTCGTGTATCCACTTGGGCAATTCCTGGAATATTATGACGCTTCAAAAATTCATGTAAACTCATTGAACGTAAACGGTTCGTTGAAACTTCTGCTAAAGAACGGACCACAATTCCCTTAACCATTGGTCCGATAGCTTCGTCGGCACGGTGGTTAATCCCGGCCGCACCAATTGTTGGCATTGTAAAAGCCACAATTTGGTTATGATAAATTGGATTGGTCATGATCTCTTGGTAACCCGTCATCGCCGTGTGGAAAAAGATTTCTCCTGACGCGCTTGTGGGTGCACCAAAAGCTACTCCTTCAAATACCGTTCCGTCTTGTAAAATTAAATATCGTTTTGCCATGATACCGTTCGTAACATCTCCCAATGTTACGTCCTTTCTATACCTGGTAATTAACGGATTTCAACGGCATCATAGCCGTCAACTTCCTTCACGTTAACCTTGATACGTTCTGTGGCTGATGTGGGGATGTTCTTCCCAACGAAATCGGCGCGAACAGGTAGTTCACGATGACCACGATCAACTAGTACAGCTAAGTTAACAACAGCTGGACGTCCATTATCCATCAAAGCATCCAATGCCGCACGAATTGTACGTCCTGTGTACAAAACATCATCGACCAAGATAACACGCTTACCATCGATGTTAACGTTCAATTCTTGCTTGTTGGCTTCACCAACTGTTGCATCATAATCGTCACGATAAGCCGAAATATCCAATTCTCCAACTGGAATATCAACGTTTTCTAATTGCTTTAGACGCTTGGCAACATGTTGTCCAATGAATACACCACGGGTCTTAATCCCAACAATCACTAGGTTATTAACACCTTTGTTCTTTTCAATAATTTCGTACGTAATACGTGTCAATGCACGTTGCATGGCCATTGCGTCAACGATTTCTTTAGTCATGATTTTTCTCCTAGGTATATAAAAAAGCGCTATCTGAAAAAATGCAGATAACGCTTTGGTTGCTTACTAATTTGGCGTTATCTTCTGCTCAACTCACAGGTTGAATTTAAGAAGAACTAACTAAATTTTAACATGAAACGATGCAGAAACAAATTAATCTTCTACGTCAGTTTCAGCATAACGTGGCAATTCAGCCAATGTCTTTTCAAAGATTTCTGGGACAGGTACTGAGAATTCTAATTCTTCCCCAGTTGTAGGTTGAGTCAAGCCAAGAGTGGCTGCGTGCAAGAATTGTCCGTTCCCCTTCAATGTCTTGCTTGGTCCGTATAATGGATCACCCGCCACTGGGTGGTTAATGTATTGCATGTGCACACGAATTTGGTGTGTACGTCCAGTTTCCAAAGTAACCTTCAACAATGTGTAACCAACGAAACGTTCTACCACTTCAAAGTGCGAAATTGCTTCACGTCCATCAGCCACAACACCTTGCTTCTTACGGTCAGCCTTTGAACGCCCAATTGGTGCCTTGATTGTTCCTGAATTTTCAACGAATTCACCGTGAACCAATGCGTAGTATTGACGCAAGTTCTTCTTGTCCTTCAATTGCGCTGACAATGCTTCGTGTGCCGCATCGTTCTTAGCAACCATCAATAGACCAGAAGTATCCTTGTCGATACGGTGCACGATACCTGGACGGATCACACCATTAATACTTGATAGTGTTGTGTGGTACATCAATGCGTTAACCAGTGTTCCGGATGGGTGTCCCAATGCTGGGTGCACAACCATTCCTTGTGGCTTGTTTACAACAATCACATCATCATCTTCGTAGACAATTTCAATGGGAATATTTTCAGCTTCGATACTCAATTCCACTGGATCTGGAATTGTAATCACAATTTCATCCCCTGGCTTCACTGAGTACTTTTGCTTCTTGTTCTCACCATTAACTAAGATGTTTCCATCCGTATTAAGAGTTCCAACTTGAGAACGTGTTAGATCTTCAAAGTGTTCCGCAAGAACCTTATCTAGACGTCCTGTTTCTTCTGTAATAACTAATGTCTTTTCTGGCACGATATTATCTCTTTCTATTTGTGTAACGTTGAAAAACGTTGCTTTAATTCGGTTAGGATGTTTGATGAGAACCAATAGTTATATTGCTCACCACGTACACTAAACATCATTGTACGTTTTGAAAATTGAATTTGTGACATTTCATCAAAGGTAATGTAGTCACTATGAATACTAGCTAGTTTACGGAAACGCAAACCATCTGTTTCAACTGTAATGCGTTGACGTCCAAAAATGTACACGACTAGTACGACGAACAAGATGAAAGCACCAATTGCATATACATTCAAATGACTAACTTCTAGCCACATAATCATACCAAATACTGGTATCATCAATAGCCATGTCCAAAATACCCAGCCTACTAGTCCAGCTGTTTGATAAAAACCTTTCATGCTTATCGCCTCACTCAATTTATTATTATTTCAGTATACCATATCAGAAGTAGCAAAAAACGCGCTTGCTTAGGCAAACGCGTTAGTTATAGATATTTATTATTTTAACAATGATCTAAATCGCTCAATTTATAAAGCTTTATATCGGGTCACTAATTTCATTACCTCTCGTGCGTATTCGAATAATTGACAAACTCTCATGACGATGGGACAATATTTATATAAAGTGTGTCAAACGGGGTAACCTTTTTGACTTTAAGCGTTTGACTTTGGTCGGTCAAACGCTTTTTTTGTGCATTCAAACTGAATAACCATGCTACAATAACAATCGTGCTATGACCATAAAAGGCACGGTTAGGAGGTTACCTCTTAAATGTTCGATACACTTTATACTGTTGTACTTGGCTTGGTTATTTCCGACCCATACAACGCTATTAAAGATCATCTACGTAAGTAATATAATCTTTAATCTAAAAGGCTCAACCATTCCTGGTTGAGTCTTTTTAATTTTATAATTTTTCACGTTAAACGTTGCCTCTTTATACCATTTATTTAACATCATCTCTCTTTTACTATTCTACGTATGCTTAATTCCTGCACAAAAAAACGCGCTTGCTTAGGCAAACGCGTTAGTTATAGATATTTATTATTTTAATAATCTGACATTAGTTAGATTCGACACGCTTTAGGCCGATTCCAGTCCATGCAGAGACGAATGAGAACACTGGTGACAACCATGCGAAGAATACAAATGGTGCCACGGCCCAAACAGTAACCCCTAGTGTTTGGGCGGCAAAACTACCAGCCACTCCCCAAGGAACAAGGTAGTTGAATACTGTCCCTGAGTCTTCTAATGAGCGTCCAAGGGCCAAACGAGATAGCTTTACACGATCAAAACTATCCTTCCACAATTGACCAGGCAAGATTGTTGCAAGGTATTGTTCTCCGATCATGAAGTTGGCTAAGATTCCAGTGAACAATGTTCCAGTAACGACACCAGCACCTGTCTTAATACGTGATACCAATGGCGCCATAACACTTTGTAGAATCTTTTGTTCTGTCAACAAACCACCTAGTGACAAAGCCAACATAATAATAATAACTGTTGGCATCATTGACATCATTCCACCACGGTTGAACAATGCTTGTACTAATTCGTTTGAACTGTCTGTCTTAAATCCTGTTAGCAATAGATCATTCAATGCCATTGGTGTGTGGTTCATCAAGAACACACTGGCTGTTAGCAAAATGTTAACCAGCAAAGTCACAATCGCCGGAATGCGCTTGATTGTCATCGCAACCAATAGTACTAGTGGTACAATCGCAAACCATGTTGGTGACATTAATGAGCGCAGTTCGTTCAAGCCAGCTACATCTGTTCCCGCTGTATGGTTCATTCCCAAGATAGCAAATAGAACTAAACTAGCAACAAGCGCTGGAATTGTTGTCCACATTAGATTCTTAATGTGCGCAAACAAATCTGTTTCTGCGATTGATGATGCTAAGTTTGTTGAGTCTGACAAGGGTGAGCTCTTGTCCCCAAAGATAGCTCCTGAAATAATTGCCCCAGCAAGTAATTCTGGTGAGAATCCAAGCGTTAGACCAATTCCCATTAAAGCAACTCCAACCGTTGCAATACTTGTGAACGCTGATCCAATCATTGTTCCAACCATTGCCATCAATAACAATGTT from Weissella ceti carries:
- a CDS encoding ATP-binding protein produces the protein MSERILLIGSSADGFGRATESDMASYEMIDELLRRECSVLYVDDNPYSFAATHPGIKFIVSELTTEKLVKIIIEEAITAIAPTVGGMTAINLATDLVEVLGEQSPRILGPSLAVMEAAQNSKYLQERLAKLGLPYIQTRIASTQSEVFDVARELDFPVVVRPVASRGVSTRLQAEDAAELDQVAAVCLEQSLTHQVSIDKSIYGYREIDLLVMRDERDTTLLIGGMEDLDPFGIHSGDSIAITPVQTLSDPAFQTLREAAFKVARGFDVEGILEVRFAIQPEEDEYVITRVIPFFARKTSIITAATGYPLIPVMTGVMMGERLDKIRISDVYAEHTALLEPTMDHVAVRFPAFAFRELENANVLTANRLDTIQKSVGTTIGVGRSVEEALEKAIRAAHFNNLSFSPTLMNALTDNQIIEQLLHPRDNRVLLLLEAIRRGYTVDELVELTKIDAFYFYKLENIMKLEQTIPQQPWDTEMLRTAKYYGLSDGLVARLWDADYEDVRRFRLENEILPTYKAFEPSAGEFEEAVTQYYSTFEFENESEQLGDDSALIIGTGAFRLGDGGASSYVMASVADEIKRQGIKTILMNNNPHDLMFMPELSDKRYFEPLEISDIMNVVDIEKPTRVFVPGNRMKLIQSLQEAGLNVQVIPRNKYLTTTLPVEAEKHLLNYFYDGKQLYPIGVSRQTNAHIVMDPADQHLVSEMPIPDVDLIAPGLYQGEVTDFNDCTALTKDGILPMPFTHVAFLEKVTGVGFMRLSVRAMLDQMTAEDLALLAKLPAVDWQHAGGKLTYEDEEMKVHFQLQHALDNGRFGLGARYEVFDA
- a CDS encoding EbsA family protein codes for the protein MKGFYQTAGLVGWVFWTWLLMIPVFGMIMWLEVSHLNVYAIGAFILFVVLVVYIFGRQRITVETDGLRFRKLASIHSDYITFDEMSQIQFSKRTMMFSVRGEQYNYWFSSNILTELKQRFSTLHK
- a CDS encoding RluA family pseudouridine synthase, translating into MPEKTLVITEETGRLDKVLAEHFEDLTRSQVGTLNTDGNILVNGENKKQKYSVKPGDEIVITIPDPVELSIEAENIPIEIVYEDDDVIVVNKPQGMVVHPALGHPSGTLVNALMYHTTLSSINGVIRPGIVHRIDKDTSGLLMVAKNDAAHEALSAQLKDKKNLRQYYALVHGEFVENSGTIKAPIGRSKADRKKQGVVADGREAISHFEVVERFVGYTLLKVTLETGRTHQIRVHMQYINHPVAGDPLYGPSKTLKGNGQFLHAATLGLTQPTTGEELEFSVPVPEIFEKTLAELPRYAETDVED
- a CDS encoding peptidylprolyl isomerase, encoding MWKKFIAVVVVLGAGVGLAVWGSAGQTSIATTKDGQVSEAAFYDNIKNTPTGQKALSDMIVIEVLEKAYGKDVSDKDVNKKYDEERKNMGDMFEQQLQSAGMTADMFKSAVKLQMLKEAAVAANTDVSDKTLKADYDNFTPNVNVSVINVEKKEDAEKIIKKLDDKGNFAEIAKKESKSAEAAEGGKMEAFNSYTTTQEKDFNEAAFALKKDEYTKKPVKTATGYAVIKMNSRDDKKSFEDVKDQMKDGKIKAAQADKNTVDAIVGEELGKAEVNIKDKDLKNVLSTYTQAAATKKADEAKAKSK
- a CDS encoding metallophosphoesterase family protein; translation: MTKIAVISDIHGNQTAFEAVIDDIKSENVSETWFLGDLFLPGPAGNDLIPLLEEINTTVLLRGNWDDVLLKIVDHPDQYNSDDPSDVYMGLLSKYLSEKLNDQYISIIRGAPIQTNKTIHHLNFTLSHNEKANNGGPKLVPTSPTDNFEPLFENESVDVAIYAHTHHQLFRYTQNDQLILNPGSIGEPFFKHASLNKDRRAQYTILDIDDTGIKDIHFKKVAYDIKAEILKSEQEALPYIDLYDRLLNQGISPTQDKELLQSVNEANEFKEMFQDILNALK
- a CDS encoding carbamoyl phosphate synthase small subunit, translating into MAKRYLILQDGTVFEGVAFGAPTSASGEIFFHTAMTGYQEIMTNPIYHNQIVAFTMPTIGAAGINHRADEAIGPMVKGIVVRSLAEVSTNRLRSMSLHEFLKRHNIPGIAQVDTRALTRHLRESGAQKASIVDNADEHAFDQLRAMVLTSQQIQQTSTPRAYVNPGRKTNVIVIDFGLKSGILRLLNDYDANVTVLPYNATSDDVSNLDPDGIVFSSGPGDPHVVPESILALIREFQEKVPLFGIGLGHELFALANGVSLSRMASEHHGMNHPIREQISNQIMYATQAEGYQVDPASLRGKNMIVTHVDLTDGSIQGLRHRDYPAFSVQFFPDTAPGPAEAVQPFDDFMEVVTDRRGGYRI
- the pyrR gene encoding bifunctional pyr operon transcriptional regulator/uracil phosphoribosyltransferase PyrR produces the protein MTKEIVDAMAMQRALTRITYEIIEKNKGVNNLVIVGIKTRGVFIGQHVAKRLKQLENVDIPVGELDISAYRDDYDATVGEANKQELNVNIDGKRVILVDDVLYTGRTIRAALDALMDNGRPAVVNLAVLVDRGHRELPVRADFVGKNIPTSATERIKVNVKEVDGYDAVEIR
- a CDS encoding Na+/H+ antiporter NhaC family protein, with the translated sequence MNKVEQPRFVAALSLLLSLVVIFAVSIIGFGLPPFIPLIISIAVVMGFGRFHKFSFNDIQDQMLSGLKTGLAPLFLFLLIGMLIALWMATNVIPTMLWAGFSVANAQWFLPTTLLLMAMVGTMIGSAFTSIATVGVALMGIGLTLGFSPELLAGAIISGAIFGDKSSPLSDSTNLASSIAETDLFAHIKNLMWTTIPALVASLVLFAILGMNHTAGTDVAGLNELRSLMSPTWFAIVPLVLLVAMTIKRIPAIVTLLVNILLTASVFLMNHTPMALNDLLLTGFKTDSSNELVQALFNRGGMMSMMPTVIIIMLALSLGGLLTEQKILQSVMAPLVSRIKTGAGVVTGTLFTGILANFMIGEQYLATILPGQLWKDSFDRVKLSRLALGRSLEDSGTVFNYLVPWGVAGSFAAQTLGVTVWAVAPFVFFAWLSPVFSFVSAWTGIGLKRVESN